From Acidobacteriota bacterium, a single genomic window includes:
- a CDS encoding DinB family protein produces the protein MYRKIEDFTRDWGYDIDQTTKLFNHLTDASLAQKVTDDGRSLGFLAWHIVLTIGEMTGQVGLKVDAPAEDAPVPATAAEIVAAFEKAGNSLKDAVVSNWTDETLLLENEMYGETWKRGQTLLYLIFHQAHHRGQITVLMRQAGLPVVGIYGPAKEEWAAMGMPAMA, from the coding sequence ATGTATCGCAAGATCGAAGATTTTACGCGCGACTGGGGTTATGACATCGATCAAACCACCAAGCTTTTCAACCACTTAACCGACGCCTCGCTGGCACAGAAGGTGACCGACGACGGGCGTTCGCTCGGATTTTTGGCGTGGCACATCGTGCTCACGATCGGTGAAATGACCGGCCAGGTCGGACTCAAGGTCGATGCGCCCGCGGAGGACGCACCCGTTCCGGCGACCGCGGCCGAGATCGTCGCCGCGTTCGAGAAGGCCGGGAACTCGCTGAAGGACGCGGTCGTCTCAAACTGGACCGACGAAACGCTGCTGCTGGAAAACGAAATGTACGGCGAAACCTGGAAGCGCGGCCAGACTTTGCTTTACCTCATCTTCCACCAAGCCCACCACCGCGGTCAGATAACCGTCCTTATGCGCCAGGCCGGACTTCCGGTCGTCGGAATCTACGGCCCGGCAAAAGAGGAATGGGCGGCGATGGGAATGCCGGCGATGGCGTGA
- a CDS encoding AbgT family transporter: MNNSGAGSPAQIPSSNFFNRSLNRIERIGNAIPNPALLFVALATLVVVLSAIVSWAELSVTHPATGKTITAVNLMTVEGLHKILTNLVTNFTGFAPLGVVLVAILGISVAEASGLISALMRLLVLSAPKKLLTVVIVFAGVLSHMASDVGYVLLIPLAAMIFLACGRHPLVGLAAAFAGVSGGFSANLLLGPTDALLAGLTQEAAHIIDASYNVTPAANYYFMAASAFLVTILGTWVTESVVAPRLGEYNGDAQPESLERLSADEKRGMLFAFIATSLFAAFILWGAIPADGYLRDPKTGSLLKSPLLSGIISFIFFGGVIIGLAYGIGARTFKSANAVIEAMEGSMKTMSVYLVLAFFAAQFVAFFNWTNLGIILAVEGAEFLKSLNLSGVTLIIAFVILSIVLDLFIGSASAKWAVMAPVFVPMLMLLGYSPELTQAAYRIGDSVCNIITPLMSYFPLIVAFAQKYDKNAGIGTIMAMMMPYSMAFFIGWTLFLIIWFWLGLPLGPGAEIYYTPAV, translated from the coding sequence ATGAATAATTCGGGAGCCGGTTCGCCGGCGCAGATTCCTTCGTCTAATTTTTTCAACCGCAGTCTAAACCGCATCGAACGGATCGGAAACGCAATTCCGAATCCGGCGTTGCTGTTCGTCGCGCTGGCAACGCTTGTTGTCGTCCTTTCGGCGATCGTTTCGTGGGCCGAACTCAGCGTCACGCATCCGGCGACGGGCAAGACCATCACCGCCGTCAACCTGATGACGGTCGAGGGATTGCACAAAATTCTTACAAATCTGGTGACTAATTTCACGGGCTTCGCCCCGCTCGGGGTTGTGCTCGTCGCGATCCTCGGCATTTCGGTCGCCGAGGCGAGCGGGCTGATTTCGGCCTTGATGCGCTTGCTTGTCCTGTCGGCGCCGAAAAAACTGCTGACCGTCGTCATCGTCTTTGCCGGCGTGCTGTCGCATATGGCGAGCGACGTCGGTTACGTCCTTCTGATACCGCTCGCCGCGATGATCTTTCTCGCTTGCGGCCGTCATCCGCTGGTTGGACTCGCGGCGGCATTCGCAGGCGTTTCAGGCGGTTTTTCGGCGAATCTGCTGCTCGGGCCGACCGATGCCCTGCTCGCCGGTCTGACGCAGGAAGCGGCGCATATCATCGATGCCTCGTATAACGTCACGCCGGCCGCAAATTACTATTTTATGGCGGCCTCGGCGTTTCTCGTAACGATTCTCGGAACGTGGGTCACGGAATCTGTCGTCGCGCCGCGGCTCGGCGAGTACAACGGCGACGCTCAGCCCGAAAGCCTCGAAAGACTCAGCGCCGACGAGAAACGTGGAATGTTGTTCGCGTTTATTGCGACTTCCCTCTTCGCCGCATTTATCCTTTGGGGCGCGATTCCGGCGGACGGTTATCTTCGGGATCCCAAGACGGGCAGTTTGCTCAAATCCCCTTTGCTTTCCGGGATCATCTCGTTCATATTCTTCGGCGGCGTCATCATCGGACTGGCGTACGGCATCGGTGCGCGAACGTTCAAATCCGCGAACGCCGTCATCGAGGCGATGGAAGGCTCGATGAAAACGATGTCGGTCTATCTCGTTCTCGCGTTTTTCGCGGCGCAATTCGTGGCGTTCTTCAACTGGACCAATCTCGGTATCATCCTCGCCGTCGAGGGCGCGGAGTTCCTGAAGAGTCTGAACCTGAGCGGCGTCACGCTGATCATCGCTTTCGTTATTCTGTCGATCGTTCTCGATCTGTTCATCGGCTCGGCATCGGCGAAATGGGCGGTGATGGCGCCGGTCTTCGTCCCGATGCTGATGCTGCTCGGATATTCGCCGGAACTGACGCAGGCCGCTTATCGCATCGGCGACAGCGTCTGCAACATCATCACGCCGCTGATGAGCTACTTCCCGCTGATCGTCGCCTTTGCGCAGAAATACGACAAGAATGCCGGCATCGGGACGATTATGGCGATGATGATGCCGTACTCGATGGCCTTCTTCATCGGCTGGACGCTTTTTCTGATCATCTGGTTCTGGCTCGGGCTACCACTCGGCCCGGGAGCGGAGATCTATTACACCCCGGCAGTGTGA
- a CDS encoding TlpA family protein disulfide reductase, producing the protein MKFLRSTSVAASLLLAAVFSVAAVAQPGAKTEPKPAPVEVRVVKVDDAGLKDVLKAKGKPRVVNFWATWCAPCIEEFPDLVKLDTEYRGKVDVVTISLDSVDDINTLVPDFLKRMKAEMPAFLLVSADETELISSVQKDWSGGLPFTVVYTANGEQAYFREGKFKPEVLKAEIEKLLKPDVK; encoded by the coding sequence ATGAAGTTTCTGAGATCAACATCGGTGGCCGCCAGTCTGTTGCTGGCCGCGGTTTTCTCGGTTGCGGCGGTCGCCCAGCCGGGCGCGAAGACTGAGCCGAAGCCCGCGCCGGTCGAAGTCCGCGTCGTCAAGGTCGACGATGCGGGGCTGAAGGACGTCCTCAAGGCGAAGGGCAAACCGCGCGTCGTCAATTTTTGGGCGACCTGGTGCGCGCCCTGCATCGAGGAATTTCCGGATCTCGTCAAACTCGACACCGAGTACAGAGGCAAGGTCGATGTCGTCACGATTTCGCTTGATTCGGTCGACGACATCAACACGTTGGTTCCGGATTTTCTGAAACGGATGAAGGCCGAAATGCCCGCGTTTCTGCTTGTTTCCGCGGACGAAACGGAATTGATCTCGTCGGTTCAAAAAGACTGGAGCGGCGGTTTGCCGTTTACGGTGGTCTACACGGCGAACGGCGAGCAGGCTTATTTTCGCGAAGGCAAGTTCAAGCCGGAGGTTCTGAAAGCCGAGATCGAGAAGTTACTGAAACCGGATGTGAAGTAG
- the purL gene encoding phosphoribosylformylglycinamidine synthase subunit PurL, producing the protein MTAITPEIVAQHNLTPEEYQRIIGIMGREPSMTELGIFSVMWSEHCSYKSSRVHLGRLPTTGERVIVPPGENAGVVDIGDDWCVAFKVESHNHPSFIEPFQGAATGVGGILRDVFTMGARPIAAMNSLRFGPLTGDDQKSEITNLKSQIARRNKSILKGCVDGIAHYGNCFGVPTVGGEVVFDDSYSLNPLVNAFALGIVRKDQIFFGKAEGIGNPVLYVGAKTGRDGIHGATMASAEFDEEALEKRPTVQVGDPFLEKLLLEACLEAMRSGAIAGIQDMGAAGLTSSSVEMAARAGTGLELDLTLVPQRETGMTAYEMMLSESQERMLIVARSGHEKQVVDVFKKWDLDAVVIGKVVEGNRLKVFHNGVLEADLPVDTVTDAAPKYNRPMKPLERENGKSGDWEERFQAQSSKFKDHTQSLTNLLRSPNICSKHWVYEQYDTMVRTNTAVLPGADAAVIRVKETRRAISMCLDGNGRFAAVDPREGAKLIVAEAARNNVCVGAKPIAVTNCLNFASPERPEVMWSFSEVIDGMGEACRAFDTPVISGNVSFYNETDGKGILPTPTIGMVGIVEDVRKLVTHGFKNDGDLIALLGATNDDLSVSEYAQTINGFSTDELIAHGAVPKLDLDLEVRVQNACLALADKQLIKSAHDCADGGLAVAIAECGFSSLNRVALGASVELTNPRSMPAESVLFGESPSRIVITFAAENLESVRELAGNVPFEVIGTVGGDRLSVDIAGANVIDASISELEDAWRNSLETQLGSN; encoded by the coding sequence ATGACCGCAATCACGCCGGAGATCGTCGCTCAGCATAATCTGACGCCTGAAGAGTATCAGCGCATCATCGGGATAATGGGACGCGAGCCGTCGATGACCGAACTCGGTATTTTCAGCGTGATGTGGTCCGAGCATTGCAGCTACAAGTCTTCGCGGGTTCATCTCGGACGCCTTCCGACGACCGGCGAGCGCGTCATCGTGCCGCCCGGAGAAAATGCCGGCGTCGTCGATATCGGCGACGATTGGTGCGTTGCCTTCAAGGTCGAATCCCACAATCACCCGAGTTTTATCGAACCGTTTCAGGGCGCCGCGACCGGCGTTGGCGGCATCCTGCGCGATGTCTTCACGATGGGCGCCCGCCCGATTGCGGCGATGAACAGCCTCCGATTCGGACCGCTGACCGGGGACGACCAAAAATCGGAAATCACAAATCTCAAATCACAAATCGCGCGGCGCAACAAATCGATCCTCAAAGGCTGCGTCGACGGCATCGCGCACTACGGAAACTGTTTCGGCGTGCCGACTGTCGGCGGCGAGGTCGTGTTCGACGATTCATACAGCTTGAATCCGCTCGTCAACGCCTTTGCGCTCGGGATCGTCCGCAAGGACCAAATCTTCTTCGGCAAGGCGGAAGGCATCGGAAATCCAGTCCTTTACGTCGGCGCAAAGACCGGCCGCGACGGCATCCACGGCGCGACGATGGCGTCGGCCGAATTCGACGAAGAAGCGCTCGAAAAGCGTCCGACGGTCCAGGTCGGCGATCCGTTTCTCGAAAAACTGCTGCTCGAAGCGTGCCTCGAAGCGATGCGTTCGGGCGCGATCGCCGGTATCCAGGATATGGGCGCGGCCGGACTGACTTCGTCGTCGGTCGAAATGGCGGCGCGCGCCGGAACCGGGCTCGAACTCGACCTGACGCTCGTCCCGCAGCGCGAAACCGGAATGACGGCGTACGAGATGATGCTCTCCGAATCACAGGAACGGATGCTGATCGTCGCGCGTTCGGGACACGAGAAACAAGTCGTCGATGTCTTCAAAAAATGGGATCTCGACGCGGTCGTCATCGGCAAGGTCGTCGAAGGCAACCGATTGAAGGTCTTCCACAACGGCGTTCTAGAAGCGGACCTCCCGGTCGACACGGTCACCGACGCGGCCCCCAAGTACAATCGGCCGATGAAACCGCTTGAACGGGAAAACGGGAAATCAGGCGATTGGGAAGAACGATTCCAAGCTCAAAGTTCAAAGTTCAAGGACCACACGCAGTCTCTGACGAATTTGCTGAGATCCCCAAATATTTGTTCCAAACATTGGGTTTACGAGCAGTACGACACAATGGTCAGGACAAACACGGCAGTTCTGCCGGGCGCCGACGCCGCCGTCATTCGCGTCAAGGAAACACGCCGCGCGATCTCGATGTGCCTCGACGGCAACGGGCGTTTCGCTGCCGTCGATCCGCGCGAGGGCGCGAAACTGATCGTCGCCGAAGCCGCGCGCAACAACGTCTGCGTCGGCGCGAAGCCGATCGCCGTTACGAACTGCCTCAACTTCGCTTCGCCGGAACGTCCCGAGGTGATGTGGAGCTTTTCGGAGGTCATCGACGGGATGGGCGAGGCTTGCCGCGCGTTCGACACGCCGGTCATTTCGGGCAACGTTTCTTTCTACAACGAGACCGACGGCAAAGGAATTCTGCCGACGCCGACGATCGGGATGGTCGGTATCGTCGAGGACGTCCGCAAGCTCGTGACGCACGGATTCAAAAACGACGGTGATCTGATCGCTTTGCTCGGCGCCACCAACGACGATCTTTCTGTCAGCGAATACGCGCAGACGATCAACGGATTTTCAACCGACGAACTGATCGCCCACGGCGCCGTGCCGAAACTCGATCTCGATCTCGAAGTCCGCGTCCAAAACGCGTGCCTTGCGCTTGCCGACAAGCAACTGATCAAATCCGCACACGATTGCGCGGACGGCGGACTTGCGGTCGCAATCGCCGAATGCGGTTTCTCGTCGCTCAACCGCGTTGCGCTCGGCGCGTCGGTGGAACTCACGAATCCCCGTTCGATGCCGGCCGAATCGGTTCTATTCGGTGAATCGCCGTCGCGGATCGTTATCACGTTTGCCGCCGAGAATCTTGAATCTGTGAGAGAACTCGCCGGAAATGTTCCGTTCGAAGTCATCGGAACGGTCGGCGGCGATCGTTTGAGCGTCGATATTGCCGGTGCAAACGTCATCGACGCTTCGATCTCCGAACTCGAGGACGCTTGGCGAAACTCGCTCGAAACGCAGCTCGGGTCCAACTGA